The Ranitomeya variabilis isolate aRanVar5 chromosome 7, aRanVar5.hap1, whole genome shotgun sequence genome includes a window with the following:
- the ITPRIPL2 gene encoding inositol 1,4,5-trisphosphate receptor-interacting protein-like 2: MTVYALNLKVFWLLVIILFTGIWCMFLAFGRSSHEEDGGCQENSLSSLQILFKLSLVVLVCYVVFRYCSSNPQHRDQNLNFNHQHQQQLRKNLLESFYEQHIKLSPHVLGHSKAHVSQIVGELIKVGKARQHDTGVIFRGDYLQIGSAYEQHKINSPDCFDILVPLKMPQSLKLEPVFTEVSKKSMPTLHGSLICGVAAPKKSEWVKTYKHFSDCFCTEVNLKHQLSATLVLKWFHWKIQRCLNVIRYQFEERCHITLTVWDDKLILKILPRSDYVCCHISMSVRLIPAFHLGDSVYVTAQPWGTTSNQDHLNLDPYWGLNFSKYEQKYLAWFKDQAPSNSCHLKCLQIMKSLRDLSAKTFQPSFTWQWRTIFSSYNLKTAFFYLLLQIPYEKWDDSLLMDRIADFFAFWKECLQKEALMHFFLGNSTLPNFITLPKMFKEAQPVNLLEGYGPELLDQACFHLLNLWVQMPRILRMSSPPRNFVRESIRCKHTTL, encoded by the coding sequence ATGACAGTGTACGCACTAAATCTTAAAGTTTTTTGGCTGCTGGTGATTATCTTGTTCACAGGTATCTGGTGCATGTTCCTTGCTTTTGGAAGAAGCAGTCATGAGGAGGATGGGGGCTGTCAGGAGAACTCCCTCAGCAGCTTACAAATTCTCTTCAAGTTGAGCTTGGTAGTCCTGGTGTGTTATGTGGtcttcagatactgcagcagcaacCCTCAACACAGAGATCAAAACCTAAATTTCAACCATCAACACCAGCAGCAACTCAGAAAAAATCTGCTGGAATCGTTCTACGAGCAGCACATCAAGCTTTCTCCACATGTTcttggccacagcaaagcacatgtCAGCCAGATAGTGGGCGAACTCATCaaagtgggaaaagccaggcaacATGATACCGGAGTCATCTTCAGAGGGGACTATCTACAGATCGGAAGTGCCTACGAGCAACATAAAATCAACAGTCCAGACTGCTTTGATATCCTGGTGCCACTTAAAATGCCACAGAGTCTGAAACTGGAGCCTGTTTTTACAGAGGTTAGTAAAAAGTCCATGCCCACACTTCACGGATCTCTAATATGTGGGGTGGCGGCACCCAAAAAGTCAGAGTGGGTTAAAACCTACAAGCATTTTAGTGATTGTTTTTGCACGGAGGTGAACCTTAAGCACCAGCTCTCTGCCACCCTGGTCCTCAAGTGGTTCCATTGGAAGATACAAAGATGTCTCAATGTCATCAGGTATCAGTTTGAGGAGAGATGCCATATTACGCTTACTGTATGGGATGATAAACTCATTCTGAAAATTCTCCCAAGGTCGGATTATGTCTGCTGCCACATATCCATGTCTGTGAGACTTATCCCTGCCTTTCATCTTGGGGACTCAGTGTATGTTACTGCCCAACCTTGGGGCACCACATCAAACCAGGACCATTTAAATCTGGATCCGTATTGGGGACTAAACTTTTCCAAGTATGAGCAGAAGTACTTGGCTTGGTTCAAGGATCAAGCCCCTTCCAACTCTTGTCACTTGAAGTGCCTACAGATTATGAAGAGCTTGAGGGACCTGAGTGCCAAGACCTTCCAGCCTTCCTTCACCTGGCAGTGGAGAACAATCTTCAGCTCCTACAACTTGAAAACTGCATTTTTTTACCTATTGCTTCAGATTCCTTATGAAAAGTGGGATGACTCACTACTCATGGACAGGATAGCTGACTTTTTTGCCTTTTGGAAGGAATGTTTGCAAAAGGAGGCACTCATGCATTTTTTCTTAGGCAACAGCACCCTTCCTAACTTCATCACCCTGCCAAAAATGTTCAAAGAAGCACAGCCTGTAAATCTGCTGGAGGGATATGGGCCGGAGTTACTGGACCAGGCCTGCTTCCATTTACttaacttgtgggttcaaatgcctcgTATCCTACGGATGAGTTCCCCTCCGAGGAACTTTGTCAGGGAGTCAATACGGTGCAAGCACACAACTCTCTGA